In Prunus dulcis chromosome 1, ALMONDv2, whole genome shotgun sequence, the following are encoded in one genomic region:
- the LOC117615347 gene encoding probable isoaspartyl peptidase/L-asparaginase 2, with protein sequence MGGWAIAVHGGAGVDPNLPMERQEQAKQLLTRCLNLGISALRSDLAAIDVVELVVRELETDPFFNSGRGSALTEKGTVEMEASIMDGPKRRCGAVSGLTTVKNPISLARLVMDKSPHSYLAFSGAEDFARQQGVELVENEYFITEENVGMLKLAKEANTILFDYRIPLGMESCSSGVESPLHMNGLPISVYAPETVGCVVVDNQGRCAAATSTGGLMNKMTGRIGDSPLIGAGTYAGDLCGVSCTGEGEAIIRGTLAREVAAVMEYKGLGLQEAVDFVIKERLDDGKAGLIAVSNKGEVACGFNCTGMFRGCATEDGFMEVGIWEQ encoded by the exons atgggCGGGTGGGCAATCGCTGTGCACGGCGGCGCTGGTGTGGATCCCAATCTCCCGATGGAGCGTCAGGAACAGGCCAAACAACTCCTCACTCGCTGCCTCAATCTCGGCATCTCTGCTCTTCGTTCCGATCTCGCCGCCATTGATGTTGTTGAGCTTGTT GTGAGGGAATTGGAAACCGACCCCTTTTTCAACTCCGGCCGTGGATCTGCCCTCACTGAGAAAGGTACGGTGGAGATGGAAGCCAGCATCATGGATGGGCCCAAGAGACGATGCGGCGCCGTATCGGGCTTGACCACCGTTAAGAACCCGATCTCGCTGGCACGTCTCGTCATGGACAAATCCCCTCATTCCTACCTCGCCTTCTCCGGCGCCGAAGACTTCGCCCGGCAACAG GGAGTTGAGCTTGTGGAAAATGAATATTTCATCACTGAGGAAAATGTCGGCATGCTCAAGCTAGCAAAGGAAGCCAACACCATCTTG TTTGATTACAGGATCCCACTTGGAATGGAGAGTTGCAGCTCGGGTGTGGAGAGTCCGTTGCACATGAACGGGCTCCCCATTAGCGTGTATGCCCCTGAAACCGTCGGTTGCGTGGTGGTGGACAACCAGGGGCGCTGCGCTGCGGCCACATCCACTGGTGGGCTGATGAACAAAATGACGGGCCGCATTGGCGACTCACCCCTGATTGGTGCTGGCACGTATGCGGGTGACTTGTGCGGGGTCTCGTGCACGGGAGAGGGCGAGGCCATCATTCGCGGTACATTGGCGCGTGAGGTGGCAGCTGTGATGGAATACAAGGGCCTGGGCCTACAGGAGGCTGTGGACTTTGTGATCAAAGAGAGGCTTGATGATGGGAAGGCCGGGCTGATAGCGGTGTCCAACAAAGGGGAAGTGGCATGCGGGTTTAATTGTACTGGGATGTTTAGGGGCTGTGCAACTGAGGATGGGTTCATGGAGGTTGGGATTTGGGAGCAGTGA
- the LOC117616376 gene encoding cyclin-D3-1-like: MDQHHHQQEVESSEEQNPVFLLDALYCSEEHLEEQASIVEYFQEEDEFVGDSCCYSNISSYKPIKVPILLEQDLFWDNEELISLLSKEAEQNGELQKPLQISSSVSGARKEAVDWMLRVITHFSFSALTAVLAVDYFDRFFFSLQFQIEKPWTTQLAAVACLSLAAKVEETQVPLLLDFQVEDSKYFFEARTIKRMEILVLSTLQWKMNPVTPLSFVDYITRRLGLKHHLCWEFLKRCELILLNLISDSRFMSFLPSVVATATMLHVVNNIEPCLHVEYQNQLLGILGIDKDKVDDCYKLVLELSSSGGHGKPSNKRKFGSIPGSPNGVIDMSFSSDSSNDSWAVASSVSSSPEPLSKKRKLSHNPNAEILSFIPR; the protein is encoded by the exons ATGgatcaacatcatcatcagcaaGAAGTAGAATCAAGTGAAGAACAAAACCCAGTTTTCCTTTTGGATGCTCTGTATTGCTCAGAAGAGCATTTGGAGGAGCAAGCGAGTATAGTGGAGTATTTCCAAGAGGAAGATGAATTTGTAGGAGACAGTTGTTGTTACAGCAATATTTCATCGTATAAGCCAATAAAAGTTCCAATCTTGCTAGAGCAAGACTTGTTTTGGGACAACGAGGAGCTAATCTCACTGTTATCCAAAGAAGCAGAACAAAATGGTGAGCTTCAAAAACCTCTCCAAATCAGCTCATCTGTGTCTGGGGCTCGTAAAGAGGCAGTGGATTGGATGCTGAGAGTGATTACCcacttctctttctctgctCTCACTGCCGTTCTTGCTGTGGATTACTTTGATAGGTTCTTCTTCAGCCTCCAGTTTCAGATTGAGAAGCCATGGACGACCCAGCTTGCTGCTGTGGCTTGTCTCTCTCTTGCTGCCAAAGTGGAGGAGACCCAAGTTCCCCTTTTACTGGACTTCCAA GTGGAAGACAGTAAGTATTTTTTTGAAGCTAGAACTATTAAGAGAATGGAGATTTTGGTGCTCTCCACACTTCAATGGAAGATGAACCCTGTCACTCCACTTTCATTTGTCGATTACATCACAAGGAGGCTTGGGCTAAAACACCATCTCTGTTGGGAATTTCTCAAGAGATGTGAGCTCATCCTTCTGAATCTCATTTCAG ATTCTAGGTTCATGTCTTTCCTTCCATCTGTAGTGGCCACTGCTACAATGCTGCACGTTGTCAACAATATAGAACCCTGTTTACATGTCGAATATCAAAACCAGCTCTTGGGCATTCTCGGAATTGACAAG GACAAAGTGGATGATTGCTACAAGCTTGTCCTGGAATTGTCATCATCAGGAGGCCATGGCAAACCATCCAACAAGCGCAAGTTTGGTTCAATTCCTGGCAGTCCAAATGGAGTTATAGACATGTCATTTAGCTCTGATAGTTCAAATGATTCGTGGGCCGTGGCCTCATCAGTCTCATCTTCACCAGAGCCTCTGtcaaagaagaggaagctCAGCCACAACCCAAATGCAGAGATTCTCAGCTTCATCCCTCGCTAG
- the LOC117616318 gene encoding protein DCL homolog, chloroplastic → MTTRMGTLNPTLLRSISFLCVRVQHRRLGLGLVGPSGRAWCSGASESTRAAGPEGVLSSADKSTLRGVLSVKEAPKYPRWDDPDYCKWKDKEGEILNDIEPLILLAKEILHSDRYMDGERLSAEDEKVVVERLLAHHPHSEDKIGCGIDSIMVDRHPQFRHSRCLFVIRTDGIWIDFSYQKCLRAYIRDKYPSHAERFIREHFKRGSG, encoded by the exons ATGACGACGAGAATGGGCACTCTCAACCCTACGCTGCTCAGAAGCATTTCGTTCCTCTGCGTGCGGGTCCAGCACCGGCGTCTGGGCCTTGGGCTGGTGGGCCCGAGTGGTAGGGCGTGGTGCAGCGGCGCGAGCGAGTCGACTCGGGCGGCGGGGCCGGAGGGTGTATTATCCTCTGCGGACAAGTCTACGCTGAGAGGAGTGCTGAGCGTCAAGGAGGCGCCAAAGTACCCAAGGTGGGACGACCCTGACTACTGTAAATGGAAGGATAAGGAAGGGGAGATTCTGAACGACATTGAGCCCCTCATTTTGCTCGCCAAGGAGATTCTTCATTCTGACAG GTATATGGATGGTGAGCGCCTTTCAGCTGAAGATGAAAAGGTTGTGGTGGAAAGGCTTCTTGCTCATCATCCGCATTCTGAGGATAAAATTGGCTGTGGAATTGATTCTATCATG GTTGATCGACATCCCCAATTTAGACACTCAAGGTGCCTATTTGTCATAAGAACTGATGGTATATGGATTGACTTCTCCTACCAGAAGTGTCTTCGAGCATATATCCGAGATAAGTACCCATCCCATGCAGAAAGATTCATTCGAGAACATTTTAAACGTGGTAGTGGCTAA
- the LOC117614957 gene encoding F-box protein At1g47056-like, with protein sequence MGQSASAAAIPSRRESNRDSHRSKPKSTAAICPMEAEDESSEIVNAAYGFISDLPDECLACIFQSLGSRDRKQCSLVCLRWLRIEGQSRHRLSLDAKSDLLPFIPSLFSRFDAVTKLALKCDRKVVSIGDEALALISLRCRNLTRLKLRACRELTDAGMSSFAKNCKALKKLSCGSCTFGAKGMNAVLDNCSALEELSVKRLRGITDGAAAEPIGPGVAASSLKTICLKELYNGQCFGPLIMGAKNLRTLKLFRCSGDWDKLLQVIAERVTSMVEIHLEKLQVSDVGLAAISNCLDLEILHLVKTPECTNVGLVSVAQRCKLLRKLHIDGWKANRVGDEGLVAVAMSCPNLQELVLIGVNPTRVSLETLASNCPNLERLALCGSDTVGDVEISCIAAKCVALKKLCIKSCPVSDIGLKALASGCPNMVKVKLKKCRGVTAEGADWLRASRPALAVNLDTGETIPDASASDGGANDNNAVELPVALAIQPVFLGIASSSSTGRSTTSFKSRLGLLTGRNFVVCALRRWSSRNNS encoded by the coding sequence ATGGGCCAGTCAGCTTCGGCGGCCGCAATCCCAAGTCGCCGTGAAAGCAACCGCGACAGCCATCGCTCCAAGCCCAAATCAACGGCTGCGATCTGCCCCATGGAGGCCGAGGACGAATCTTCTGAGATCGTCAACGCGGCCTATGGCTTCATCTCCGATCTTCCGGACGAGTGCTTGGCTTGTATATTTCAGTCCCTCGGCTCCCGCGATCGGAAACAATGCTCTCTGGTCTGCCTTCGGTGGTTGAGGATCGAGGGACAGAGCCGTCACCGTCTCTCCCTCGACGCCAAATCAGATCTCCTCCCTTTTATCCCTTCCCTCTTCTCTCGCTTCGACGCCGTCACCAAACTCGCTCTCAAATGTGACCGCAAAGTTGTTAGCATCGGCGACGAAGCGCTCGCCCTCATATCTCTGCGCTGCCGTAACCTCACGCGCCTAAAGCTCCGCGCGTGCCGCGAGTTGACCGATGCCGGCATGTCGTCGTTCGCCAAAAATTGCAAGGCCTTGAAGAAGCTGTCGTGCGGGTCGTGCACGTTCGGAGCTAAAGGAATGAACGCAGTGCTTGACAATTGCTCGGCTCTGGAAGAGTTATCGGTGAAGCGGCTTCGCGGCATCACGGACGGAGCCGCAGCCGAGCCGATCGGGCCCGGCGTAGCTGCCTCGTCGCTCAAAACGATTTGCCTCAAAGAGCTCTACAATGGACAGTGCTTCGGTCCTCTCATAATGGGCGCGAAGAATCTGAGGACTCTGAAGCTTTTCAGGTGCTCTGGCGATTGGGACAAGCTTCTCCAGGTGATAGCAGAGCGAGTCACCTCCATGGTTGAGATCCATCTAGAAAAGCTTCAGGTCAGTGACGTTGGCCTCGCTGCCATCTCCAATTGTTTGGATCTGGAGATTCTACACCTGGTCAAGACCCCTGAGTGCACAAATGTAGGTTTGGTCTCGGTCGCCCAACGCTGTAAGCTTCTACGGAAGCTTCACATTGATGGCTGGAAGGCCAACCGAGTCGGAGACGAAGGTTTGGTCGCGGTGGCCATGAGCTGCCCTAACCTTCAGGAATTGGTGCTCATCGGTGTCAATCCAACGAGAGTGAGCTTGGAGACTCTAGCTTCGAATTGCCCAAACCTAGAGAGACTGGCATTGTGCGGAAGCGACACCGTCGGCGATGTCGAGATTTCGTGCATTGCGGCGAAATGCGTAGCTTTGAAGAAGCTTTGCATCAAGAGCTGCCCGGTTTCGGACATCGGCCTCAAAGCGTTGGCCAGTGGGTGCCCTAATATGGTGAAAGTGAAGCTCAAGAAATGCAGAGGAGTGACAGCGGAGGGTGCCGATTGGTTGAGGGCAAGCAGGCCTGCGTTGGCTGTGAATTTAGATACAGGGGAAACAATCCCAGACGCCAGTGCCAGTGACGGTGGGGCCAACGATAATAACGCCGTCGAATTGCCGGTGGCGTTGGCCATCCAACCGGTGTTTCTGGGTATTGCGTCATCGAGCAGTACGGGGCGGTCGACGACCTCGTTTAAGTCGAGATTGGGACTATTGACTGGGAGGAATTTTGTGGTTTGCGCCCTGAGAAGGTGGTCAAGTCGGAATAATAGTTAG